Proteins encoded in a region of the Sulfurimonas marina genome:
- a CDS encoding efflux RND transporter periplasmic adaptor subunit: protein MVKIIILSFITIASLFANDLVVVGENPMVKLTKVKQTKSVYLGSYLAQGHLPANASFRIDAPLEGIVEKLYANIYDKVKKGTVLAVIKSPKILELEAEYINLLIEEEYNQNELKRLKPLYEAAVVAKKQYLMAQNISKKYQTQLKFYRNLLLEWGLCENQINTVTKTKKAITEIKIYAPISGKVADLNINPKMYLQRGEHMMSVVDATKTHLEISLPINLAKELKVGAKLYIEEQAVEVESIAAKIDPKTQTIAVHLLSKKEMFVLPQEKKNIKLFWPREAYEIPASSIVDFNEHTSVFVKVKNGYKLVQVTVLSRDISNVYVIAKELDNNSQLAASGAIALKGALEAQGND from the coding sequence ATGGTAAAAATAATAATATTAAGTTTTATAACAATCGCATCATTATTTGCAAATGATTTAGTAGTAGTGGGTGAAAACCCAATGGTAAAGTTAACAAAAGTAAAGCAGACAAAAAGCGTATATCTTGGAAGTTATTTAGCTCAAGGTCACCTGCCTGCTAATGCCTCTTTTAGAATAGATGCTCCTCTTGAGGGTATCGTAGAGAAACTATATGCAAATATATATGACAAAGTAAAAAAGGGGACTGTACTTGCCGTTATCAAAAGTCCAAAAATTCTTGAACTTGAAGCTGAATATATCAATCTTCTGATCGAAGAAGAATACAATCAAAATGAGCTAAAAAGATTGAAACCTCTTTATGAAGCGGCTGTAGTGGCAAAAAAACAGTATCTTATGGCACAAAATATTTCTAAAAAATATCAAACACAGTTAAAGTTTTATAGAAATCTCCTTTTAGAATGGGGATTGTGTGAGAATCAAATAAATACGGTAACAAAGACAAAAAAAGCAATTACAGAGATTAAAATATATGCTCCAATATCTGGAAAAGTGGCTGATCTCAATATTAACCCGAAAATGTATCTGCAACGGGGTGAACATATGATGAGTGTTGTTGATGCTACAAAAACACACCTTGAGATTTCACTTCCTATAAATTTAGCGAAAGAGTTGAAAGTTGGTGCTAAACTTTACATAGAGGAACAAGCAGTCGAAGTTGAATCTATTGCTGCAAAGATTGATCCGAAAACACAAACAATAGCTGTACACCTTTTAAGTAAGAAAGAGATGTTTGTTTTACCGCAAGAGAAGAAAAATATTAAACTGTTTTGGCCGAGAGAGGCTTATGAAATTCCTGCATCATCTATTGTAGACTTTAATGAACATACATCGGTATTTGTAAAGGTAAAAAACGGCTATAAACTGGTTCAGGTTACAGTACTCAGCAGAGATATCTCTAATGTGTATGTTATCGCTAAAGAGTTAGATAACAACTCCCAGCTTGCAGCAAGCGGTGCCATAGCACTCAAAGGTGCGCTGGAGGCACAGGGTAATGATTGA
- a CDS encoding DEAD/DEAH box helicase, with amino-acid sequence MQDNAQQEEKVLTFDDLGLKKEILKSIKFAGFTSPSPIQAQAIPVVLAGRDMVGQAHTGTGKTAAFSLPALHNMKLDGSVELLVITPTRELATQVSDEIFKYGKNLGVRTVTVYGGSSYKRQLDLIGRGANVVVATPGRMLDILKKNMLPDFAPSMVVLDEADEMLDMGFLDDITEIFSYMPTDRQTLLFSATMPQPIKTLAHKILENPEFVSITKGETTNADIEQLYYVIDEHERDDAIIRLMDSETTKKSVVFCRTKSEVDRLSNVLSNAGYLANGLHGDMEQRQRETVIKGFKSNSVKVLVATDVAARGIHVNNISHVFNYHIPFDPESYVHRIGRTGRAGTKGKAITLLTPLEFKELQKIKKIVGTSMEHAFVPSKNDLRQTNIDNIVKSIEDQKIYDEAHLILDKLKEDIDEETIMYKLISMILNKQDIKGPSNIGIPADKLQAILDRASKRGGDRNSRGRGGNRRAGHRNSRGRSGGSRDGGSRSSRGGDSRRRSSNRH; translated from the coding sequence ATGCAAGACAATGCACAACAAGAAGAAAAAGTACTAACGTTTGACGACTTAGGCTTAAAAAAAGAGATACTAAAGAGTATCAAGTTTGCAGGGTTTACTAGCCCTTCTCCAATTCAAGCACAAGCAATTCCAGTAGTTTTAGCTGGCCGTGATATGGTTGGTCAAGCACATACAGGTACAGGTAAAACTGCGGCATTCAGCCTTCCAGCACTACACAATATGAAACTAGACGGTTCAGTTGAACTTTTAGTTATCACTCCTACTCGTGAACTTGCTACTCAAGTAAGTGATGAAATCTTTAAATACGGTAAAAACTTAGGTGTTAGAACTGTAACAGTTTACGGCGGTAGCTCATACAAACGTCAACTTGATCTTATCGGTCGCGGTGCAAACGTAGTAGTTGCTACACCTGGACGTATGTTAGATATCCTAAAGAAAAATATGCTTCCTGATTTTGCTCCAAGTATGGTTGTACTTGATGAAGCTGATGAGATGTTAGATATGGGATTTTTAGATGACATTACTGAGATCTTCTCATATATGCCGACAGATCGCCAAACACTACTTTTCTCGGCAACTATGCCACAGCCTATCAAAACACTGGCACACAAAATTTTAGAAAACCCTGAATTTGTTTCAATCACTAAAGGGGAAACTACAAATGCCGACATCGAACAACTTTACTATGTGATCGATGAGCATGAGCGTGATGATGCTATCATCCGTTTAATGGATAGTGAAACTACTAAAAAATCGGTAGTTTTCTGTAGAACGAAATCTGAAGTAGACAGACTTTCAAACGTTCTTTCAAATGCTGGTTATTTAGCAAACGGTTTACATGGAGATATGGAACAACGTCAACGTGAAACAGTTATCAAAGGTTTTAAATCTAACTCTGTAAAAGTGTTAGTTGCGACTGACGTTGCAGCACGTGGTATCCATGTTAACAACATCTCTCACGTATTTAACTACCATATTCCGTTTGACCCTGAGTCTTACGTACATAGAATCGGTCGTACAGGTCGTGCAGGAACAAAAGGTAAAGCGATTACACTTTTAACTCCTTTAGAGTTTAAAGAGCTTCAAAAGATCAAAAAAATCGTTGGAACTTCAATGGAGCACGCTTTTGTACCAAGCAAAAACGATCTTCGTCAAACAAATATTGACAATATCGTAAAAAGCATCGAAGATCAAAAGATCTATGATGAAGCACACCTTATCCTTGATAAATTAAAAGAGGATATTGATGAAGAGACGATTATGTACAAGCTGATCTCTATGATTCTTAATAAACAAGATATCAAAGGGCCAAGTAACATCGGTATCCCTGCTGATAAACTTCAAGCTATTTTAGATCGTGCTAGTAAAAGAGGCGGAGATAGAAATTCAAGAGGCCGCGGTGGAAACAGACGCGCTGGACATAGAAACTCAAGAGGACGTTCTGGCGGTTCTCGCGATGGTGGTTCTCGTAGTTCTCGCGGTGGAGATTCTAGAAGAAGATCGTCGAACAGACACTAA
- a CDS encoding TolC family protein — protein sequence MRFILVLLLPYIIMADSIETLYEKVSQSNNYKSKVETLNVEFQTTKASVLADGFNVGGGVAYADIKDNSDSGLEYEAFISKDLNLNGSKIDNFLRQSSQYKNLQTKSLQNRYKVQIWQLYGDYCVAMEALQAKAELSSVYDEIKEHMQKGVEYGEFENSKLIMSSLALESLNLELSKLENLVQMYESQIKVLVDFDGQFECKNLEVDIDKLFDPEHSALWPMLESNVQKSEASLKMAHSSFSTLNVEAKYTDELDTNRYMVNLSLPLNIGEKNEAKRAIAMSQTSAANYKLEAFHNHYRHESNALKQRIDIYKKYLLSSEKTILQHANQLIKQSNMRFLAGEESFLSMIKATETKLSMIETILNLKIERHNAVAQYMYDYSIDPQGVKKW from the coding sequence ATGAGATTTATTCTTGTATTGCTATTGCCCTATATCATTATGGCAGATAGCATTGAGACACTCTACGAAAAGGTATCTCAGAGTAATAACTATAAAAGTAAAGTAGAAACATTAAATGTAGAATTTCAAACTACAAAAGCAAGTGTTTTAGCAGACGGATTTAATGTTGGCGGCGGTGTTGCTTATGCCGACATCAAAGACAATTCAGATTCAGGGCTTGAGTATGAGGCCTTTATCTCAAAAGATTTGAATTTAAACGGTTCAAAAATAGATAATTTTTTACGTCAAAGCAGTCAATATAAAAACCTGCAAACAAAGAGTCTTCAGAACCGTTATAAAGTACAGATCTGGCAACTCTACGGCGATTATTGTGTCGCTATGGAAGCATTGCAGGCAAAAGCAGAACTATCATCGGTATATGACGAGATCAAAGAGCATATGCAAAAAGGTGTAGAGTATGGAGAGTTTGAAAACTCGAAACTTATTATGTCCTCTTTGGCATTGGAGAGTTTGAATCTTGAACTCTCAAAATTGGAAAATCTTGTTCAGATGTATGAATCGCAAATTAAAGTTTTAGTTGATTTTGACGGGCAGTTTGAGTGTAAAAACTTGGAAGTTGATATAGACAAACTTTTTGATCCAGAACACTCAGCACTTTGGCCGATGCTGGAGTCTAATGTGCAAAAAAGCGAAGCATCTCTAAAGATGGCACATAGCAGTTTCAGTACTCTAAACGTAGAGGCAAAGTATACAGATGAACTAGATACAAACAGATATATGGTAAATCTTTCACTCCCTTTGAATATAGGTGAAAAAAACGAAGCAAAGCGTGCAATAGCTATGAGTCAAACAAGTGCCGCAAACTATAAACTAGAAGCATTTCATAATCATTACAGACATGAAAGCAATGCTTTAAAACAAAGGATAGATATTTATAAAAAGTATTTGCTCTCAAGTGAAAAAACTATTTTACAACATGCAAATCAACTTATTAAACAGAGCAATATGAGGTTTTTAGCCGGAGAAGAGAGTTTTCTGTCAATGATCAAAGCTACAGAGACAAAGCTCAGTATGATTGAAACTATTTTAAATTTAAAAATTGAAAGACACAATGCCGTTGCGCAATATATGTACGACTATTCTATCGATCCACAAGGGGTAAAAAAATGGTAA
- a CDS encoding DoxX family protein: MLQNPDIAKLLLRLSLGILILFHGIHKMIHGLGGVKAMIASTPFPTFFAYGVFVGELIAPIFIILGLYARIAAGVLAFNMFIAIYLAYGFSLSLSKHGGLSWELALVYFIMSILVILLGSGKYAVNSK; the protein is encoded by the coding sequence ATGTTACAAAATCCAGATATAGCAAAACTATTACTGAGACTGAGTCTTGGTATCTTAATCCTCTTTCACGGAATTCATAAAATGATTCATGGACTTGGAGGGGTAAAAGCGATGATCGCATCAACACCATTTCCTACATTTTTTGCATACGGTGTTTTTGTAGGGGAGCTTATCGCCCCTATATTTATTATTTTAGGTTTATATGCAAGAATCGCTGCAGGCGTATTGGCATTTAATATGTTTATTGCTATCTATCTAGCATACGGTTTTTCTCTTAGTCTTTCAAAGCATGGGGGACTGAGCTGGGAATTAGCTCTTGTTTATTTTATTATGAGTATTTTAGTGATACTTTTAGGAAGCGGGAAATACGCTGTAAACTCTAAATAA
- a CDS encoding FeoA family protein: protein MRLIESKRGQKLEVVKLHANEELKHRLISFGIMKHTLIEFIGEAPRKKTIEIKVGNMQVALRAQEAEMIEVKEI, encoded by the coding sequence ATGAGATTGATTGAATCTAAACGGGGGCAAAAGTTAGAGGTTGTAAAACTTCATGCAAATGAAGAACTAAAACACAGACTGATATCTTTTGGAATAATGAAACATACCCTTATAGAGTTTATAGGTGAGGCACCTAGAAAAAAAACTATAGAGATTAAAGTGGGAAATATGCAAGTGGCACTCCGAGCCCAAGAAGCAGAAATGATAGAGGTAAAAGAGATATGA
- a CDS encoding efflux RND transporter permease subunit → MIDKLISIALSQRVLALIIALAIAIGGVFSYSKLTIDAFPDVSTTQVKIIIKSPGMTPKEVEQQITIPIELEMQGIPHQKIVRSISKYALADITIDFEEGTNLYWARDRVYQRFNNIKNSLPSTMTGGIAPVTTPLGEILMFTIESQSLSLMEKRTLLDWVIRPSLRNIEGVADVNALGGEVQTFRIKPNFTSMASLGLTLEDIENKIEKNNANFGAGRIERGDEALLVRLPGSMKNSRDLSNLVVRVDENGAIVRLKDVAEVLTDKLTRYGYVTKNGEGEAVEGLVLGLKGADASRVTSQVKERLDELEKNLPEGTHINVFYDRKDLISKAVSMVQKSLTEAVILVLIILFLFLGSFVSALTVALILPLSILSAFIFMYYFGISVNLMSLGGIAIAIGMIVDSGVVLVENVIARLAENKGASRLHTIYNAAKEVSTPIISGVLIIIIVFTPLLMLQGLGGKLFAPVALSIVFTLAAAIFLALFVIPTIASFLIRKVEHTETFLVRHLIAWYEPLLKKAFRVEKTIYGLLALLLVGTFFAFSNIGKTFMPTMDEGNIVIGIEAPPSINIPAGISLNTQIQQKLLKEVPEIKAIIARTGSDEIGLDPMGLNDSDTFLVFKPKEQWREQDTEWLKEQMRKALEEIQGIEYGFTQPIEMRTSEMLTGARGDVVIKIFGEDIDKLNELGTKIKEITENTQGSEDVYMRQNEGAAYQELRFNDEKLRNYGLDKSDVAHLLKAAVSGVEVGTIYQGMKQFSIIIKGEYKTKNLDEVYLVGAQGEAISLLEVVDIVRSSGPVEIKHEKARRFVSIQTNVNGTDLVTFVDNLKANIAKELQLPAGYSLTFGGEFKNQQATMERLSLVVPIALVLIFMILYMTFKSIVQSVIIFTTIPLAMMGGIFGLYLTNSYLSVPASVGFIALLGIAVLNGVVMISYFNELAQTMKIEEVVIQGAKRRLRPVLMTATIAALSLVPMLYATGPGSEIQKPLAIVVIFGLISSTVLTLVLLPMLYKRFIKENNDINLS, encoded by the coding sequence ATGATTGATAAACTTATAAGTATTGCACTCTCACAAAGAGTTCTTGCACTTATTATCGCTTTGGCCATTGCAATCGGCGGTGTTTTTTCTTATTCAAAACTCACGATTGATGCTTTTCCCGATGTATCTACAACACAGGTAAAGATCATTATAAAGTCACCGGGAATGACACCAAAAGAGGTGGAGCAGCAGATTACGATCCCTATTGAGCTTGAGATGCAGGGGATCCCGCATCAAAAAATAGTGCGATCTATATCTAAATATGCTTTAGCAGATATTACGATCGATTTTGAAGAGGGTACTAATCTGTACTGGGCAAGAGATAGGGTTTATCAGAGATTTAACAACATTAAAAACTCTCTTCCCTCAACTATGACGGGAGGGATCGCACCTGTTACTACACCGCTTGGCGAGATTTTAATGTTTACGATCGAATCTCAAAGTTTGTCGTTAATGGAAAAACGTACTCTACTTGACTGGGTTATACGCCCAAGTTTGAGAAACATAGAGGGTGTTGCAGATGTAAATGCCCTAGGGGGTGAGGTACAGACTTTCCGTATTAAACCAAATTTTACTTCAATGGCATCATTGGGACTTACTTTAGAAGATATAGAAAACAAGATCGAAAAAAACAATGCAAATTTCGGTGCGGGGAGAATTGAACGTGGTGATGAAGCACTACTTGTAAGACTTCCGGGAAGTATGAAAAACAGCAGAGACCTTTCAAACCTGGTAGTAAGAGTTGATGAGAACGGTGCTATTGTGCGTTTAAAAGATGTAGCAGAAGTTCTGACAGATAAACTAACACGTTACGGATATGTTACAAAAAATGGTGAGGGTGAAGCGGTTGAAGGACTTGTTCTCGGACTCAAAGGTGCAGATGCTTCGCGTGTTACTTCACAAGTAAAAGAGCGTCTTGACGAGTTAGAGAAAAATCTGCCTGAGGGGACACACATAAATGTGTTTTACGATAGAAAAGATCTGATCTCTAAAGCGGTAAGCATGGTACAAAAATCACTTACTGAAGCGGTAATACTTGTACTTATTATCCTCTTTTTATTTTTAGGTAGTTTTGTTTCGGCACTCACTGTTGCACTGATTTTACCTCTGTCAATACTTAGTGCTTTTATCTTTATGTACTATTTTGGGATAAGTGTGAACCTGATGAGTCTCGGAGGTATTGCAATCGCGATAGGGATGATTGTAGATTCCGGTGTTGTTTTAGTTGAGAACGTGATCGCAAGATTGGCAGAAAACAAGGGAGCAAGCCGCCTACACACAATTTATAATGCCGCAAAAGAGGTGAGTACTCCGATCATCTCAGGTGTACTTATCATTATTATCGTATTTACACCGCTATTGATGCTGCAGGGTTTAGGGGGAAAACTGTTTGCTCCGGTAGCTTTGAGTATTGTATTTACACTTGCTGCGGCAATCTTTTTGGCACTTTTTGTGATCCCGACAATTGCCTCGTTTTTAATTAGAAAGGTTGAGCATACCGAAACATTTTTAGTACGTCATCTGATCGCATGGTATGAGCCGTTACTCAAAAAAGCTTTTAGAGTGGAAAAAACTATCTATGGATTACTCGCTCTTTTACTTGTAGGGACATTTTTCGCTTTTTCCAACATAGGAAAAACTTTTATGCCTACAATGGATGAGGGAAATATAGTGATTGGGATTGAAGCACCACCTTCGATCAACATCCCGGCAGGTATCTCGCTAAATACGCAGATCCAGCAAAAACTGCTCAAAGAGGTTCCTGAGATTAAAGCTATTATTGCCAGAACAGGTTCTGATGAGATAGGACTTGATCCGATGGGTCTTAATGATAGTGATACATTCTTGGTTTTTAAGCCAAAAGAGCAGTGGAGAGAGCAAGATACTGAGTGGCTTAAAGAGCAGATGAGAAAAGCTCTTGAAGAGATTCAAGGGATTGAGTATGGATTTACACAGCCTATTGAGATGCGTACATCAGAGATGCTCACAGGTGCACGCGGTGATGTTGTAATTAAAATATTTGGTGAAGATATAGATAAACTCAACGAACTTGGAACTAAGATTAAAGAGATCACTGAAAATACGCAAGGCTCAGAAGATGTTTATATGCGTCAAAATGAAGGAGCAGCTTATCAGGAACTTCGTTTTAATGATGAGAAATTAAGAAACTACGGACTTGATAAAAGTGATGTAGCACACTTACTTAAAGCTGCAGTAAGCGGTGTAGAGGTTGGCACAATCTATCAGGGGATGAAACAGTTCTCAATCATCATAAAGGGTGAATATAAAACAAAAAATCTTGATGAGGTCTATCTTGTAGGTGCACAGGGGGAGGCTATATCACTTCTTGAAGTTGTAGATATTGTAAGAAGCAGCGGTCCTGTTGAAATAAAACATGAAAAAGCAAGACGTTTTGTTTCAATCCAGACAAATGTAAACGGAACGGATTTAGTAACTTTTGTAGATAATCTTAAAGCAAATATTGCAAAAGAACTACAGTTGCCTGCGGGATATTCTCTTACTTTTGGTGGAGAGTTTAAAAATCAGCAAGCAACAATGGAGCGTCTTAGTTTAGTTGTTCCGATCGCACTTGTACTTATCTTTATGATACTTTATATGACATTTAAATCAATTGTACAGAGTGTTATTATCTTTACAACAATTCCACTTGCGATGATGGGTGGGATCTTTGGTCTTTATTTGACAAACTCTTATCTCTCGGTTCCTGCATCTGTCGGATTTATCGCACTGCTTGGGATTGCAGTTCTTAACGGCGTCGTGATGATCAGTTACTTTAACGAATTGGCACAAACTATGAAGATAGAAGAGGTTGTTATTCAAGGGGCTAAAAGAAGATTGCGTCCGGTACTTATGACGGCAACTATTGCAGCCTTGTCTCTAGTACCTATGTTGTATGCAACGGGGCCGGGTTCGGAAATTCAAAAACCGCTGGCTATTGTTGTGATCTTTGGATTGATCTCTTCAACTGTGTTAACATTAGTGCTTTTACCGATGCTGTATAAAAGATTTATTAAAGAGAATAATGATATAAATCTATCATGA
- a CDS encoding DNA recombination protein RmuC produces the protein MQIDINILIILVLLVTLFGTLFLLIKEKAFSKNETELKNSIEKEYIALKSRYEAEIKASNEKLKLLQDAKDELSLEFKNLANQIFEDKSKQFSSSNKEQLELLLKPFREQVANFSKQTQERFEVELKDRHLLKDELYRLKEMNAQLASEAINLTKALKGENKTQGNWGEIVLEKILEQSGLRKGVEYELQATLKNEENKTYRPDVVVHMPGERDIVIDSKVSLTAYERFMNSEDELDRKQALKEHIGSISNHVKELSAKSYENLENINSLDFVLLFMPIEGAFLLALESDGEFFKRAYDQNILVVSPSTLLVTLRTIEHIWRTQRQEEHAQKIAKEAEAMYDKLVLFLEEMNNIGNQIQKTHDSYEKAMNRLSSGRGNVIKRAQNIVKLGIKTKKELPVKTNEDE, from the coding sequence ATGCAAATAGATATAAATATTTTAATAATTTTAGTGTTATTAGTGACACTTTTTGGCACACTGTTTTTACTTATAAAAGAGAAAGCATTTTCAAAAAATGAGACAGAATTAAAAAACAGTATTGAAAAAGAGTATATAGCTTTAAAAAGTAGATATGAAGCAGAGATCAAAGCTTCCAATGAAAAGTTAAAATTGCTTCAAGATGCAAAAGATGAACTCTCTTTAGAGTTTAAGAATCTGGCAAATCAGATTTTTGAGGATAAATCAAAACAATTTAGTTCATCAAATAAGGAACAGCTTGAGCTTTTACTCAAACCGTTTCGTGAACAAGTAGCAAATTTCTCAAAACAGACACAGGAGCGTTTTGAAGTTGAACTTAAAGACAGACACCTTTTAAAAGATGAACTTTACCGACTTAAAGAGATGAATGCCCAACTGGCAAGTGAAGCGATAAATCTTACAAAGGCGCTTAAAGGGGAAAATAAAACGCAAGGGAACTGGGGCGAGATCGTTTTAGAGAAGATACTAGAACAATCAGGTCTGCGCAAAGGTGTAGAGTATGAGCTTCAAGCGACACTCAAAAATGAAGAGAACAAAACATACAGACCAGATGTTGTTGTACATATGCCCGGGGAGCGTGATATAGTAATTGACTCAAAAGTTTCTCTTACGGCGTATGAGCGTTTTATGAATTCTGAAGATGAGCTTGATAGAAAACAGGCACTTAAAGAGCATATAGGGAGTATCTCAAACCATGTAAAAGAGTTAAGTGCCAAAAGTTACGAAAACTTGGAGAATATAAACTCTCTTGATTTTGTTCTTTTATTTATGCCGATCGAAGGAGCTTTTTTACTCGCACTCGAGAGTGACGGAGAATTTTTTAAACGGGCGTATGATCAAAATATTTTAGTAGTGTCTCCATCAACTCTTTTAGTGACACTTAGAACGATTGAACATATCTGGCGTACCCAAAGACAAGAGGAACATGCTCAAAAGATAGCTAAAGAAGCAGAAGCGATGTATGACAAACTTGTACTCTTTTTAGAAGAGATGAATAACATCGGCAATCAGATCCAAAAAACGCATGATTCTTATGAAAAAGCTATGAATCGTCTTAGTTCAGGACGTGGAAACGTGATCAAACGTGCTCAAAATATTGTCAAATTAGGGATAAAAACAAAAAAAGAACTTCCTGTAAAAACAAATGAAGATGAATAA
- a CDS encoding CDP-alcohol phosphatidyltransferase family protein — protein sequence MKFLFTPSSHFNLANMFTFVNITAGLLATYFITQNNFFLAIILAWIGGAFDIFDGKIARKFNLSNEFGIQLDSFADFLSFVLVPVFLIFQATYATSFDGAFLIVAGVISIYYVISGLRRLIQFNINSDAGSVEKHFVGVPTPLGAILLWLVYLANTYEFLPAYGVLGFMILIGWSLNSTIKVKHL from the coding sequence ATGAAATTTCTATTTACACCATCATCACATTTTAATCTTGCTAATATGTTTACATTTGTAAATATAACTGCCGGTTTACTCGCAACTTATTTTATTACGCAGAACAATTTCTTTCTTGCTATTATCCTTGCTTGGATCGGTGGAGCATTTGATATTTTTGATGGGAAAATCGCAAGAAAATTTAATCTCTCTAATGAGTTTGGTATTCAGCTTGACAGTTTTGCGGACTTTTTAAGTTTCGTACTTGTTCCCGTATTTTTAATCTTTCAGGCAACATATGCGACAAGTTTTGACGGAGCTTTTCTAATTGTAGCGGGTGTAATCAGTATCTATTACGTTATTTCAGGACTTAGAAGATTGATTCAATTCAATATAAATTCAGATGCGGGTTCAGTTGAAAAACATTTTGTAGGGGTACCGACACCACTTGGTGCTATACTTTTATGGTTAGTATATCTTGCAAATACGTATGAATTCTTACCGGCTTACGGCGTACTTGGATTTATGATCCTTATCGGTTGGAGCCTAAACTCAACTATAAAAGTAAAACACCTGTAA